Proteins encoded in a region of the bacterium genome:
- a CDS encoding HNH endonuclease translates to MEIQHCQLEFYDSTSACIFCSTPLTPENSSRDHVFPEVIGGRLTVRMTCRTCNSAFGISFDSDLRKNGYVHAAIQALGLSDASRHLIGQRMSWESEQGHSGRLGVPRGYTKPVIIPSLQPDGSVIADEEFFIKEKSKELRGRGWSEEHIRTAFVEKVRTAPIGIAIPLMEPDGNVIESIVRHSSRLTLYYDDMNAPIRFALISKIALELYLAFGFGFVSRFDTRELIDAIRMNDPTPFCIVTPAIDREKSVYDLHYCPFHYAAFAVLQQTAVASIGLFGVLNYAIALGKTLDSVNGDWNSEFWAFPVASTDSSAEITRLRLPPSLLAIEIARMEEVAGMYRNGYRNSQTAALTSGTQSAPR, encoded by the coding sequence ATGGAGATACAGCATTGCCAGCTCGAATTCTATGACAGCACGTCCGCCTGTATCTTCTGTTCCACTCCACTAACTCCTGAGAACTCCTCGCGGGACCATGTCTTTCCAGAGGTTATTGGCGGCAGGTTGACCGTTCGCATGACCTGCAGAACCTGCAATTCTGCATTTGGGATTTCCTTCGACAGCGATCTCAGAAAGAATGGATATGTCCACGCAGCAATACAAGCACTTGGATTATCAGATGCCTCACGCCATCTCATAGGGCAAAGAATGAGTTGGGAGTCAGAACAGGGTCACTCGGGAAGACTCGGAGTTCCACGGGGCTATACTAAACCTGTCATAATTCCTTCGCTACAGCCAGACGGCTCGGTAATCGCAGATGAAGAATTCTTCATAAAAGAAAAGTCGAAGGAATTACGGGGAAGAGGATGGTCTGAGGAGCACATCAGAACTGCTTTTGTCGAAAAGGTCAGAACTGCACCCATTGGGATCGCTATACCATTGATGGAGCCAGACGGAAACGTGATAGAATCGATCGTCCGTCACAGTTCGCGACTTACGTTATACTACGACGACATGAACGCCCCTATCCGGTTCGCTTTGATTTCGAAAATCGCTCTCGAGCTTTATCTGGCATTTGGATTTGGCTTCGTATCCAGATTCGATACTCGCGAGTTGATCGATGCAATTCGTATGAATGACCCAACGCCCTTCTGCATTGTCACACCAGCCATAGACAGAGAGAAGTCGGTTTATGACCTGCACTACTGCCCGTTTCACTACGCAGCCTTCGCCGTGTTGCAACAAACTGCAGTGGCTTCCATCGGTCTGTTTGGAGTGCTAAACTACGCGATCGCATTGGGAAAGACATTAGATTCCGTGAATGGTGACTGGAACTCCGAGTTCTGGGCGTTCCCCGTTGCATCAACGGATTCGTCCGCTGAGATTACCAGACTAAGACTTCCCCCGTCGCTCCTTGCGATTGAAATCGCAAGAATGGAAGAAGTGGCAGGAATGTACCGAAACGGATATCGTAATTCGCAAACGGCAGCCCTTACTTCAGGTACACAATCAGCCCCGCGCTGA
- a CDS encoding outer membrane beta-barrel protein: MKRGWILIAMSAVCLAAASPAQGGVGIGARYSYVHNNGIEDNSDMFGVMVRLRQAMVLGIEGAIDFRDEELNDGSHLRATPITASLMLYPIPVAYGLAGVGLYRTTLETDSDESTDTQLGFHLGGGIEAPIVPLLKFTADIRYQFIDYNFDDLPEAVGKFDADGYAISAGLIVYLK; the protein is encoded by the coding sequence ATGAAACGTGGATGGATTCTGATTGCGATGTCGGCGGTCTGTCTGGCTGCCGCGTCGCCGGCGCAGGGCGGTGTCGGCATCGGCGCCCGCTACAGCTATGTCCACAACAACGGCATCGAGGACAACTCCGACATGTTCGGTGTCATGGTGCGCCTGCGCCAGGCCATGGTCCTGGGCATCGAGGGGGCCATCGACTTCCGCGACGAGGAACTCAACGATGGCTCCCATCTGCGCGCAACGCCGATCACCGCCAGTCTGATGCTCTATCCGATTCCGGTCGCCTACGGGCTGGCCGGCGTCGGGCTCTATCGGACCACGCTGGAGACGGACAGCGACGAATCCACCGACACGCAGCTGGGCTTCCACTTAGGCGGCGGGATCGAGGCGCCGATTGTCCCGCTGCTTAAGTTCACCGCCGACATTCGCTACCAGTTCATTGATTACAACTTCGACGATCTCCCGGAGGCGGTGGGGAAGTTCGATGCGGACGGGTATGCGATCAGCGCGGGGCTGATTGTGTACCTGAAGTAA
- a CDS encoding exo-alpha-sialidase: protein MSRYLVFIVAVVLITAGRAGAQSELPLSVMVREVASPAGIGTGEPNLTRGLDGFLYMSWIQKNPDTTHTLFVAKFDSAGFEPARPVATGRGWFVNWADFPALAVGPGGRMLASWLQKNGGDTYAYGVRLAFSSDGGRRWSPPFIPHEDKTETEHGFVSIVAHPDGGFDAIWLDGREMVKPDGPMTLRAAHIDGDGKLESEALLDGRVCDCCQTALARGANGALVAAYRDRSDAEIRDIGSVRRQGGRWSEPMSVHADNWKIAGCPVNGPALDALDQTVVAAWFTMGANDSARVYAAFSRDGGGSFAAPLRLDQGKPLGRVDVALLDKDRAAVLWLQPTGGQTKIMMRVVTADGQLRMPTTVAETSADRESGFPRMAYDGSRLIVAWTDPAAGPRVRTMELRLE from the coding sequence ATGAGCCGGTATCTTGTGTTCATCGTCGCTGTCGTCTTGATCACGGCCGGGCGGGCGGGCGCGCAGTCCGAACTGCCGCTCAGCGTCATGGTGCGCGAGGTGGCTTCGCCGGCCGGGATCGGCACGGGCGAACCGAATTTGACGCGCGGGCTGGATGGATTCCTCTATATGAGTTGGATTCAGAAGAACCCCGACACCACGCACACGCTCTTTGTCGCCAAGTTCGACAGCGCCGGCTTCGAGCCGGCGCGTCCGGTGGCCACTGGCCGGGGCTGGTTTGTCAACTGGGCCGATTTCCCGGCGCTGGCGGTCGGACCCGGTGGACGGATGCTGGCCAGTTGGCTGCAGAAGAATGGCGGGGACACTTACGCCTACGGTGTCCGGCTCGCCTTCTCCTCCGACGGCGGCCGCCGCTGGTCGCCGCCCTTCATCCCCCACGAGGACAAGACCGAGACCGAGCATGGATTTGTCTCGATCGTGGCGCATCCGGATGGCGGGTTTGACGCCATCTGGCTCGACGGGCGCGAGATGGTCAAGCCCGATGGGCCGATGACACTGCGCGCGGCCCATATCGACGGCGACGGCAAGCTCGAAAGCGAGGCGTTGCTCGACGGACGTGTCTGCGACTGCTGTCAGACGGCGCTGGCGCGTGGCGCAAATGGCGCGCTGGTGGCGGCCTACCGTGATCGCAGCGATGCCGAGATCCGCGACATCGGATCGGTGCGCCGTCAGGGAGGACGCTGGTCGGAACCGATGAGCGTGCATGCCGACAACTGGAAGATCGCTGGCTGTCCGGTCAACGGACCGGCGCTGGACGCTTTGGACCAAACGGTGGTCGCGGCCTGGTTCACGATGGGCGCCAATGACTCCGCCCGTGTCTATGCGGCGTTTTCACGGGACGGCGGCGGATCGTTTGCCGCGCCGCTGCGTCTGGATCAAGGCAAGCCGTTGGGACGTGTGGATGTCGCGCTTCTGGACAAGGACCGCGCCGCTGTTCTTTGGTTGCAGCCGACCGGCGGGCAGACCAAAATCATGATGCGGGTGGTGACCGCCGACGGGCAGTTGCGGATGCCGACGACGGTAGCCGAGACCTCGGCCGACCGCGAGAGCGGGTTTCCGCGAATGGCGTACGATGGGTCACGGCTGATCGTGGCGTGGACCGACCCAGCCGCCGGACCGCGGGTGCGGACGATGGAATTGCGATTAGAGTGA
- a CDS encoding dipeptidase — protein sequence MEKVIAHIDKNQKRYQDELFALLRIPSVSADPEHKEDCRKAAEWTKKKLESMGMTARLYEIPGHPIVYGEWMKAPGKPTVLFYGHYDVQPPDPLDQWKTPPFEPTVRDGNVYARGAADDKGQFLANVLGVEAWLQANGSAPVNIKFLIEGEEEVTSHNLETFIKENAALLKCDQIVVSDTAQFAKGYPAICYGLRGICYMEVFVRGPKMDLHSGEYGGAVTNPANALAGMIAKLHDPETGRVAIPGFYDDVVELTAAERAEFARLPFNEAEYMKHLDVNALSGEKGFTVLERLWARPTCDVNGLKAGYQGVGAKTVIGAEASAKISMRLVPNQDPAKIRAAFEAYIKSIAPPGVTVRCENYGMARPVVVPTDSPALAKVRGAMEKAFAAKTVLMRAGGSIPVVETFKNVLGVSALLVGYGLPDDALHSPNEKFSLEDYQRGIKTAAYLLSELTA from the coding sequence ATGGAAAAGGTCATTGCCCACATTGACAAGAACCAGAAGCGTTATCAGGACGAGCTGTTCGCCCTCCTGCGGATTCCGTCGGTCTCGGCCGACCCGGAACACAAGGAGGATTGCCGCAAGGCCGCCGAGTGGACCAAAAAGAAACTCGAATCGATGGGCATGACCGCCCGCCTCTATGAGATCCCCGGCCACCCGATCGTCTATGGCGAATGGATGAAGGCGCCCGGCAAGCCGACCGTCCTTTTCTATGGCCACTACGATGTCCAGCCGCCCGATCCGCTCGACCAGTGGAAGACGCCGCCCTTCGAGCCGACCGTGCGCGACGGCAACGTCTACGCCCGCGGCGCGGCCGACGACAAGGGTCAGTTTCTCGCCAATGTGCTGGGTGTCGAGGCCTGGCTGCAGGCCAACGGCTCCGCGCCGGTCAACATCAAATTCCTGATCGAAGGGGAAGAGGAAGTCACCTCGCACAATCTCGAGACCTTCATCAAGGAAAACGCCGCGCTGCTCAAGTGCGACCAGATCGTCGTCTCCGACACCGCGCAGTTCGCCAAGGGGTACCCGGCGATCTGCTACGGTCTGCGCGGCATCTGCTACATGGAAGTGTTTGTGCGCGGGCCGAAGATGGACCTGCATTCGGGCGAGTATGGCGGCGCGGTGACCAACCCCGCCAACGCCCTGGCCGGGATGATCGCCAAACTGCACGACCCAGAGACCGGCAGGGTCGCCATTCCCGGCTTCTATGATGATGTGGTCGAGCTGACCGCCGCCGAGCGCGCCGAGTTTGCCCGTCTGCCGTTCAATGAGGCCGAGTACATGAAACACCTCGACGTCAACGCGCTGTCGGGCGAGAAGGGATTTACCGTCTTGGAGCGGCTCTGGGCGCGCCCGACCTGCGACGTCAACGGCCTCAAGGCCGGCTACCAGGGTGTGGGCGCCAAGACGGTGATCGGCGCCGAGGCCTCCGCCAAGATTTCGATGCGCCTGGTTCCCAATCAGGATCCGGCCAAGATTCGCGCCGCCTTCGAGGCCTATATCAAGTCGATCGCGCCTCCCGGTGTGACCGTGCGCTGCGAAAACTACGGCATGGCCCGTCCGGTGGTCGTGCCGACCGACTCGCCCGCGCTGGCCAAGGTGCGCGGCGCGATGGAAAAGGCCTTTGCCGCCAAGACCGTGCTCATGCGCGCCGGTGGATCGATCCCGGTGGTCGAGACCTTCAAGAATGTCCTCGGTGTCTCGGCGCTTCTGGTCGGCTATGGTCTGCCCGATGATGCGCTGCATTCACCGAACGAGAAGTTCTCGCTGGAAGATTACCAGCGCGGCATCAAGACCGCGGCCTATCTGCTTTCTGAACTGACCGCGTAA
- a CDS encoding nucleotide sugar dehydrogenase produces the protein MPTTQTAARLPLEQKLHDRTAKVAVIGLGYVGLPLAVEVAKSGLDVIGYEISEKKVANVNAGHSDIDDIEDTTLAPLVKAGKIKATLDAAALAAADCVAICVPTPLSKTKDPDVSFIVTAVETVKPHLHRDMLIVLESTTYPGTTEELIRPKLEETGLKCGIDFYLAFSPERVDPGNPKYGTRNTPRIVGGTTAQCTRVAEAFYSIFLDHVVPVSSTQAAETVKLLENTFRSVNIGLVNEVAQMCDRLNLDVWEIIDAAATKPFGFMPFYPGPGLGGHCIPIDPHYWSWKLKSLNYYARFIELAGDINSHMPEYVVDRIARALNEEGKALKGSEILVLGVAYKRDISDVRESPSLDVIRLLHVRGAKVAYADPHVAKVKMEDGSFMHAIEPTDAALAKADCVAILTDHSAFDYARICAKARMVFDSRNATKNVPKGVGKIWKL, from the coding sequence ATGCCGACCACACAGACCGCCGCACGTTTGCCGCTGGAGCAAAAACTGCACGACCGCACCGCCAAGGTGGCGGTGATCGGACTGGGATATGTCGGTCTGCCGCTGGCGGTCGAAGTTGCCAAGTCCGGGCTGGACGTCATCGGCTACGAGATTTCCGAGAAGAAGGTCGCCAACGTCAACGCCGGGCACTCCGACATTGACGACATCGAGGATACGACGCTCGCGCCGCTGGTCAAGGCGGGCAAGATCAAGGCGACGCTCGATGCGGCGGCGTTGGCGGCCGCCGACTGCGTGGCCATCTGTGTCCCCACCCCGCTGTCAAAGACCAAGGACCCCGATGTCTCGTTTATCGTGACCGCGGTCGAGACGGTCAAGCCGCACCTGCACCGCGACATGCTGATTGTGCTGGAGTCGACCACCTACCCGGGAACCACCGAAGAGTTGATTCGCCCCAAGCTGGAAGAGACCGGACTCAAGTGCGGCATCGACTTCTACCTCGCTTTCTCGCCGGAGCGGGTCGATCCCGGCAATCCGAAATACGGCACGAGGAACACGCCGCGCATCGTGGGCGGCACGACCGCGCAGTGCACGCGGGTGGCCGAGGCCTTTTACTCGATCTTTCTGGACCATGTCGTGCCGGTCTCCTCGACGCAGGCGGCCGAGACGGTCAAGTTGCTGGAAAACACCTTCCGCTCGGTCAACATCGGGTTGGTCAACGAAGTGGCGCAGATGTGCGACCGGCTGAACCTCGATGTCTGGGAGATCATCGACGCGGCGGCGACCAAGCCGTTTGGCTTCATGCCCTTCTACCCCGGCCCCGGGCTGGGGGGGCATTGCATCCCGATCGATCCGCACTACTGGTCGTGGAAGCTCAAATCGCTGAACTACTACGCCCGGTTCATCGAGCTGGCCGGCGACATCAACTCACACATGCCGGAGTATGTGGTTGACCGGATCGCCCGCGCCCTGAATGAGGAAGGCAAGGCGCTGAAGGGATCGGAGATCCTCGTGCTGGGTGTCGCCTACAAACGCGATATCAGCGACGTGCGCGAAAGTCCGTCGTTGGATGTGATCCGTCTGTTGCATGTGCGCGGCGCGAAGGTCGCCTATGCCGACCCGCATGTGGCCAAGGTGAAGATGGAGGACGGCTCCTTCATGCACGCCATCGAGCCGACCGACGCGGCGCTGGCCAAGGCCGACTGCGTCGCCATCCTCACCGACCATTCCGCCTTCGACTACGCCCGCATCTGCGCCAAGGCGCGGATGGTCTTCGACTCACGCAACGCGACGAAGAATGTGCCGAAGGGCGTTGGAAAGATCTGGAAGTTGTAG
- a CDS encoding tetratricopeptide repeat protein encodes MTKSTSRMAHFTGLALLLAALLPATRAAAQAVEIIPDTARRAQPVIQMPSTDSLNPAEFPPGSIEWVGRNGIRQELLEADRLSSQGRYQDVIDFLLPIWRKELSTRPDEAIAQALKRAYRSLKDYRGMRAIIRQQIEVNPQDPIAQADLAEAFFADNLNDSGRAVIERMLAADPQDRERHHLAAQTYLRASRTNEGLEVYRRARQVLHDSTVFAEDMARIFEARREYAGAVEEYFRWLNARPESQRSVQKYITNLIKVPEAGTQITEALQRIIKSYPKHEYAHRLYGDLLLESGRIDSAFAEYRRADALSEQPGQHRLFGIERAIETRKYPIARTEALAFIKDYPAHADLFRVHLALARAELALGNADVAVDMLKKLAAQFPVMQERLRIYYEIAEVYRRYTPDKDSAAAYFNAIISQPERSLERTSAWLRLGELAIYHGDLARAESAFVQAGNSPAPALREEIAFRQAELLFLRGDYDGCATKMKEFMKQFPRGLFVNDAIKYTTLITDGRDEMNWSLNRFAAGLLFLRREMRDSALAAFGQLAADSANRLADVAQYSTGEVYESAAAFERAIDSYRALIARFPGSFMVPRAWARIGEVYADSLGNATEARVAYQVILTDFKSSPVVEEARRRLQNLPVP; translated from the coding sequence ATGACAAAATCCACTTCACGCATGGCGCACTTCACAGGTCTGGCCCTTCTGTTGGCGGCGCTGTTGCCCGCGACGCGGGCCGCGGCTCAGGCCGTTGAAATCATCCCCGATACCGCCCGCCGCGCCCAGCCGGTCATCCAGATGCCGTCAACCGATTCTCTCAATCCCGCCGAGTTTCCGCCGGGGTCGATTGAGTGGGTGGGACGCAACGGTATCCGTCAGGAACTGCTGGAGGCCGACCGGCTCTCCAGCCAGGGACGCTACCAGGATGTGATCGACTTCCTGTTGCCGATCTGGCGCAAGGAACTGTCCACCCGTCCCGATGAGGCCATCGCCCAGGCGCTCAAGCGCGCCTACCGATCGCTGAAGGACTATCGCGGCATGCGCGCAATCATCCGCCAGCAGATCGAGGTCAATCCGCAGGACCCGATCGCCCAGGCCGATCTGGCCGAGGCCTTTTTTGCCGACAATCTCAACGATTCCGGCCGCGCGGTCATCGAACGGATGCTCGCCGCGGACCCGCAGGACCGTGAGCGGCACCACCTCGCGGCGCAGACCTACCTGCGCGCCTCGCGCACCAACGAGGGGCTGGAAGTCTACCGCCGCGCCCGGCAGGTGCTCCACGATTCCACCGTCTTCGCCGAGGACATGGCCCGCATTTTCGAGGCGCGCCGCGAATACGCCGGCGCGGTCGAGGAGTACTTCCGCTGGCTTAACGCCCGTCCCGAGTCGCAGCGCAGCGTCCAGAAATACATCACCAACCTGATCAAAGTCCCCGAGGCGGGCACCCAGATCACCGAGGCGCTGCAACGCATCATCAAGTCGTATCCGAAGCACGAATACGCCCACCGGCTCTATGGCGATCTGCTGCTGGAGTCGGGACGCATCGATTCGGCCTTCGCCGAGTACCGGCGCGCCGATGCCCTCTCCGAGCAGCCCGGCCAGCACCGCCTGTTCGGCATCGAACGCGCCATCGAGACCCGCAAGTACCCGATCGCGCGCACCGAGGCGCTGGCGTTCATCAAGGACTACCCGGCGCACGCCGACCTGTTCCGCGTGCACCTGGCGCTGGCGCGCGCCGAATTGGCGCTCGGCAACGCCGACGTCGCCGTCGATATGCTCAAGAAGCTGGCGGCGCAGTTCCCGGTGATGCAGGAGCGGCTGCGCATCTACTACGAGATCGCCGAAGTCTATCGCCGCTACACTCCCGACAAGGACTCGGCGGCCGCCTACTTCAATGCGATCATCAGCCAGCCGGAACGCTCGCTGGAACGCACCTCGGCCTGGCTGCGGCTCGGCGAGCTGGCAATCTACCACGGCGACCTGGCCCGGGCCGAGTCGGCGTTTGTGCAGGCGGGAAACTCGCCCGCCCCGGCCCTGCGCGAGGAGATCGCCTTCCGTCAGGCGGAATTGCTTTTTCTGCGGGGCGACTACGACGGCTGCGCCACCAAGATGAAGGAATTCATGAAGCAGTTCCCGCGCGGGCTGTTTGTCAACGACGCCATCAAGTACACCACGCTCATCACCGATGGCCGCGATGAGATGAACTGGTCGCTGAACCGTTTCGCCGCCGGGCTGCTGTTTTTGCGCCGCGAGATGCGCGATTCGGCGTTGGCCGCTTTCGGCCAGCTGGCCGCCGATTCCGCCAACCGCCTGGCCGATGTCGCCCAGTACTCCACCGGCGAAGTCTATGAGTCCGCCGCCGCCTTCGAGCGCGCCATCGATTCCTACCGCGCGCTGATTGCCCGATTTCCCGGGAGTTTCATGGTCCCGCGGGCCTGGGCGCGCATCGGCGAGGTCTACGCCGACTCGCTGGGGAACGCCACCGAGGCGCGCGTCGCCTACCAGGTTATCCTGACTGACTTCAAGTCATCGCCGGTCGTGGAGGAAGCGCGGCGCCGTCTGCAGAACCTGCCGGTGCCCTGA
- a CDS encoding OmpH family outer membrane protein, producing the protein MKKTIFTATMMLAAMTLWPGSVSAQTKIGTVDVQKVRKDNPAFKSALQEIDDMVAEFERRRDQRQAELQELAGELQSAQDRNLAASVDRLRAELQTKSTEFQQFMEESFGEEGIIETKSAELLEPIYANLAEAAKTVAKARSLDLILDLEQVNPLFVSDALDVTDAVLAELAKLR; encoded by the coding sequence ATGAAAAAGACGATTTTCACCGCGACTATGATGCTCGCGGCCATGACGTTGTGGCCGGGATCGGTGTCGGCGCAGACCAAGATCGGGACGGTGGATGTGCAAAAGGTCCGCAAGGACAACCCGGCGTTCAAGTCGGCGCTGCAGGAGATCGACGACATGGTCGCCGAGTTCGAGCGCCGGCGCGACCAGCGCCAGGCGGAATTGCAGGAATTGGCGGGCGAACTGCAATCGGCGCAGGACCGCAATCTCGCCGCCTCCGTCGACCGGTTGCGCGCCGAACTGCAGACCAAGAGCACGGAGTTTCAGCAGTTCATGGAGGAGAGTTTTGGCGAGGAAGGCATCATCGAGACCAAGTCGGCGGAACTGCTCGAACCGATCTACGCCAATCTGGCCGAGGCGGCCAAGACCGTCGCCAAGGCCCGGAGCCTTGATCTGATTCTCGATCTGGAACAAGTCAATCCACTCTTTGTCAGCGACGCGCTCGATGTCACCGATGCCGTGTTGGCCGAACTGGCCAAACTGAGGTAA
- a CDS encoding DMT family transporter, with translation MTLGWVYFILIVEQVLASGTFLAAKWALVEFPPLTLAFLRFVIASAGLYLIHRLWPGRRPIDRADWKMLVLLGFLAVVANQAFFLYGLKFTTPTHAALLYGATPVLVFLFAIPLIGEKATTLKKLGVPITFVGVATVIVHAGMEWSFKALFGDLLILLAVIAWALYTVLGKTLVNKYGAIHLTAIAIIIGTVLFAPIGFVTFTRFDPETISIRGWGSLAYIAIGTSVVCYSIWFWALGRLEATKVSVFNNLQPIFTAIMSYILLGETIGPRLIVGGILVIVGVVLTERG, from the coding sequence ATGACGCTGGGCTGGGTTTACTTCATTCTGATTGTCGAGCAGGTCCTGGCCTCCGGCACCTTTCTGGCCGCCAAGTGGGCGCTGGTCGAATTCCCACCGTTAACACTCGCTTTTCTGCGCTTTGTCATCGCGTCGGCCGGTCTCTACCTGATCCATCGCCTCTGGCCCGGACGCCGCCCCATCGACCGCGCCGACTGGAAGATGCTTGTCCTCCTCGGCTTTCTCGCCGTGGTCGCCAATCAGGCGTTCTTCCTCTACGGCCTGAAGTTCACCACTCCCACCCATGCCGCGCTGCTCTATGGCGCCACGCCGGTGCTGGTCTTCCTCTTTGCCATCCCCCTGATCGGGGAGAAGGCGACGACACTGAAAAAGCTGGGGGTGCCGATCACCTTCGTCGGTGTGGCCACCGTGATCGTGCACGCCGGCATGGAGTGGTCCTTCAAGGCGTTGTTTGGCGACCTGCTCATCCTCTTGGCGGTGATCGCCTGGGCGCTTTACACCGTGCTGGGCAAGACGCTGGTCAACAAGTATGGCGCCATCCACTTGACCGCGATTGCCATCATCATTGGCACCGTGCTCTTTGCCCCGATCGGTTTTGTCACCTTTACCCGATTTGATCCGGAAACCATCAGCATTCGCGGCTGGGGATCGCTGGCCTACATCGCGATTGGCACGTCCGTTGTCTGCTACTCCATCTGGTTCTGGGCCCTGGGACGTCTGGAGGCGACAAAAGTGTCAGTTTTTAACAACCTCCAGCCGATCTTCACCGCGATCATGTCCTACATCCTGCTTGGTGAAACCATCGGGCCCCGGTTGATCGTGGGGGGAATCTTGGTTATCGTTGGCGTCGTGCTGACCGAGCGGGGATAG
- a CDS encoding DUF4382 domain-containing protein, whose product MINNRWQWSVVVLLIAAFAAAGCGDDDNGVGNNGAQGKMVLLMHDAPVDDFKEVWLTVESVTMIGADADSAAGGEVVLDNAVRMDFLALDSVAQVLAAAEVAAGSYSKIRFQVSDPEFVRDDDSVFAGEDIHLVANGHVDINTQGNLIVVGNEVTVISLDLDLDNSIQINQTGNGRYILRPQIFVDGDTDGDAQIIIDGAVISSVDLGTGIVTVTTSGAESDTTITVLTDSETEILAVGGLAIPLASLLTGSTVDIVGTIDLETGVVTATSIQVTL is encoded by the coding sequence ATGATCAACAATCGTTGGCAGTGGAGCGTTGTTGTGCTCCTGATCGCGGCCTTCGCCGCGGCCGGGTGCGGCGACGACGACAACGGGGTCGGCAACAACGGCGCGCAGGGGAAGATGGTGCTGTTGATGCACGATGCGCCGGTGGATGACTTCAAGGAGGTCTGGCTCACGGTCGAGTCGGTGACAATGATCGGCGCCGACGCCGACAGCGCCGCCGGCGGCGAGGTCGTGCTCGACAACGCAGTGCGGATGGATTTCCTCGCGCTGGATTCGGTCGCGCAGGTCCTCGCGGCCGCCGAGGTGGCGGCGGGGTCGTACTCGAAAATCCGCTTCCAGGTCTCCGATCCGGAATTCGTGCGCGACGATGACAGCGTCTTTGCCGGTGAGGATATTCATCTGGTCGCCAATGGCCATGTGGACATCAACACCCAGGGAAACTTGATCGTCGTCGGCAACGAGGTGACCGTTATCAGTCTCGATCTGGACCTCGACAATTCGATCCAGATCAACCAGACCGGCAACGGCCGCTACATCCTGCGGCCGCAGATCTTCGTCGACGGCGACACGGACGGCGACGCGCAGATCATCATCGATGGCGCGGTGATCTCGTCGGTCGATCTCGGCACCGGGATCGTCACCGTGACCACCTCCGGGGCCGAATCGGATACGACGATCACGGTGCTGACCGATTCCGAAACCGAAATCCTGGCCGTCGGCGGGCTGGCCATCCCGCTGGCGTCGTTGCTGACCGGCTCGACGGTCGACATCGTCGGAACCATTGATCTGGAGACCGGGGTGGTCACCGCGACGTCGATTCAAGTTACGCTCTGA
- a CDS encoding outer membrane beta-barrel protein, with the protein MPRTKYVMLAGLLALLLVDVAAAQPGGLGLGAHYSWVRNQETDEESGMLGVMARLRGRYIGVEGAVDYRNEDMGGDVELKTWPVTASLMVYPIPVAYAMAGLGWYNSTLDFADESLFEDQTDTQLGYHLGAGLELPVAPSLALTGDFRYHFVDYEFDDIPSSIGNVDADAFSLNGGLLIYLK; encoded by the coding sequence ATGCCACGTACCAAATACGTCATGTTGGCGGGACTGCTCGCGCTCCTGCTGGTCGATGTGGCGGCGGCGCAACCCGGCGGATTGGGCCTGGGCGCCCACTACAGTTGGGTGCGCAACCAGGAGACCGATGAGGAATCCGGGATGCTCGGTGTCATGGCCCGTCTGCGCGGACGCTACATCGGCGTCGAAGGCGCGGTGGATTACCGCAACGAGGACATGGGGGGCGATGTCGAGTTGAAGACCTGGCCGGTGACCGCCAGTCTCATGGTCTACCCGATTCCGGTCGCTTATGCGATGGCGGGGCTGGGCTGGTACAACTCGACGCTGGACTTTGCCGATGAGTCGCTCTTTGAGGACCAGACCGACACGCAACTGGGCTACCATCTGGGCGCCGGCCTCGAGCTGCCGGTGGCGCCCAGCCTGGCGCTGACCGGCGACTTCCGTTACCACTTTGTGGACTACGAATTCGATGACATCCCGTCGAGCATTGGCAACGTCGATGCCGACGCGTTCTCGCTCAACGGCGGTCTTCTCATTTACCTCAAATAG